A genomic region of Sander vitreus isolate 19-12246 chromosome 11, sanVit1, whole genome shotgun sequence contains the following coding sequences:
- the abi3bpa gene encoding target of Nesh-SH3 isoform X1: protein MMIGMQQHSHSFLVLFLVVFVAGMVLSGPSTPRKSRVRRQNMKVRINATGDTIVMTFLRPNPDTKLEGYILGYGSSMFSKQFIQLPENGQPYETEFDAEPKYLIAVQPIPTNEVKKQCTGKVELQKPLHLVLGSVTPTSVILSWGTLLKTPYEGNVMNDCLEDGHYTVRYRERNRKWNYQTCPTSDTVIDNLRPNTVYEFGVQPNSKDGTGVWSKPVIHNISGAIEEKAIRKIFKRPVNPVKPLTPDPHSFPFPPRHVLHNRTQGRLPVSRNIAPKTTLAPTTTTRQESLLTPGPTLPVVTKRPIGGGDLSRSVMPPLMEVLLASKPCLPLHTTTMASVPVPHTDVDEHGEHPLRQHPQSQPHSQPQPNPLLQPQYRPPPQPNPQRQKYQMWVKAHPQPQPQPTSHPIPQTQPQPQLTSQPILQTQPQPQLTSQTILQTQPQPTSQPILQTQPQPQPQPTSQPQIQTQPQSQPPSSPKPHPQSQPKTTAQIQAEPQPQTTHQPKHQAQPQTHLHTKTHPQVQTPPQPTPMAHPQTPQTTLHNIPQTQKALPNLQPQPQSQFRSTTEPQTQTQPQPMTNPQPQPQPPLKTNLEPQLTTKQQSKAQPTLKPKIILFRPKLKTQPQPKSQPKPQQPPQIKKQPKPQRHPQPIKQKPRTRDQQEPHPKIQPWPQTKPPTKTQAQPLSHSQPIPQPQPSPNGQTQSPLEPPSKPQPQPGLHSQTRTSSDPTKVTPRQAVSTAPSPPEEGKPLPRPALATKKAGSYNQGTGVLRPSIAEVPRSPISSSVPLAGKNTTLTRTRVPPHSTRNSGRPVSPSKTFTSSHSSSTPGADGAHHRGNALPKPVVWSREKPVPAVLRPSIPVNKRPNLVGKPSDHDKPMDLKQGDKESILKPFPPVTAKPKQERRQQQTTTSAPAVNTTRFDINENSSIFRPLPASEVDIMGKKRFVAPHVIYKTDKKPDEPCSITSSLSYFPDEEGSDQNVTGPPRIPPSNLTVVTVEGCPSFVILDWQKSDNETREYEVVSTTKGPNGEEVSVLTTNQTHTAVENLKPESSYEFTVTPKNELGTGPSSDPVSFSTESADPRVSEHVSGKDAIWTQFPFKSDDYSECNGKQYVKRTWYRKFVGIQLCNSLRYKIYLSDSLNGKFYNIGDQTGHGEDHCQFVDSFLDGRTGTQMLADQLPSRPGFYRAMRQEPVNFGEIGGKSHVTYVGWYECGTPIPGKW, encoded by the exons ATGATGATTGGGATGCAGCAACACTCACACAGCTTTCTGGTCCTTTTCCTTGTGGTCTTCGTCGCTGGGATGGTTCTCTCTGGCCCCTCAACTCCCCGCAAGAGCAGAG TGCGACGTCAGAACATGAAAGTCCGTATCAACGCCACAGGAGACACCATCGTGATGACGTTTTTGCGTCCCAACCCTGACACCAAGCTTGAAGGTTACATCCTGGGCTACGGCAGCAGCATGTTCTCCAAACAGTTCATTCAGCTGCCTGAGAACGGACAGCCGTATGAGACTGAGTTTG ATGCTGAACCCAAGTACCTTATCGCTGTACAGCCCATCCCAACCAATGAGGTGAAAAAGCAGTGCACAG GTAAAGTGGAACTGCAGAAGCCGCTACACCTAGTCCTTGGGTCAGTGACCCCCACCTCAGTTATCTTGTCTTGGGGGACCCTTCTGAAAACTCCCTATGAAGGCAACGTCATGAATGACTGTCTAGAGGATGG ACACTACACAGTGCGTTATCGTgagagaaacaggaagtggaactACCAGACCTGCCCAACTAGCGACACGGTCATTGATAACCTGAGGCCCAACACAGTCTATGAATTTGGTGTCCAGCCCAACTCTAAGGATGGCACTGGAGTGTGGAGCAAGCCAGTCATTCACAACATCTCAGGAGCCATTGAGG AGAAGGCCATCAGGAAAATCTTTAAACGTCCTGTCAACCCTGTG AAACCTTTAACGCCAGATCCCCACTCCTTCCCTTTTCCTCCTCGTCATG TTCTCCATAACAGGACCCAGGGCAGACTGCCCGTCTCCCGGAACATAGCCCCAAAGACAACTCTTG CTCCCACAACAACTACTAGACAGGAATCTCTGCTGACCCCTGGACCCACCCTGCCTGTGGTCACCAAACGGCCAATCG GAGGAGGAGACCTTTCCAGATCTGTCATGCCTCCTTTGATGGAGGTCCTTTTAGCTTCCAAGCCCTGTCTTCCACTACACACAACCACCATGGCTTCTGTACCAGTTCCCCATACAGATGTAGATGAACACGGAGAACATCCTCTGAGACAACATCCCCAGTCACAACCTCATTCACAACCTCAACCAAACCCCCTGCTCCAGCCCCAGTATCGGCCACCACCACAACCAAATCCCCAAAGACAAAAATATCAAATGTGGGTGAAGGCTCATCCTCAACCACAACCCCAACCAACATCCCATCCCATACCCCAGACCCAACCACAACCCCAACTCACATCCCAACCCATACTCCAGACACAACCACAACCCCAACTCACATCCCAAACCATACTCCAGACACAACCCCAACCAACATCACAGCCCATACTCCAGACCCAACCTCAACCTCAACCCCAACCAACATCCCAGCCCCAAATCCAGACCCAACCTCAATCACAACCCCCATCATCACCAAAGCCACACCCCCAATCACAGCCTAAAACCACAGCCCAGATCCAGGCTGAACCACAACCTCAAACAACACACCAGCCCAAACACCAGGCCCAACCTCAAACACATCTGCATACAAAGACCCATCCTCAAGTTCAAACACCTCCCCAGCCCACACCCATGGCACATCCTCAAACACCTCAAACAACACTACATAACATACCGCAGACCCAAAAAGCACTACCAAACCTACAGCCCCAACCTCAATCACAATTTCGATCTACAACTGAGCCACAAACCCAAACACAACCTCAACCAATGACCAACCCACAGCCTCAGCCACAACCTCCACTAAAAACCAATCTAGAGCCTCAACTAACCACCAAGCAGCAGTCTAAGGCCCAACCAACACTTAAACCAAAGATCATCCTTTTCCGACCCAAGCTCAAAACACAGCCTCAACCAAAGAGTCAACCCAAGCCCCAGCAACCACCTCAAATAAAAAAGCAGCCAAAGCCTCAACGACACCCTCaaccaataaaacaaaagcCCCGAACTAGGGACCAACAAGAACCTCACCCAAAGATTCAGCCGTGGCCCCAAACAAAACCTCCAACAAAGACCCAGGCCCAACCTTTATCTCATTCTCAACCCATTCCCCAACCACAACCTTCACCAAATGGCCAGACTCAATCCCCGCTTGAACCTCCTTCCAAGCCACAACCTCAACCTGGGCTTCATTCTCAGACCAGGACCTCCTCTGATCCCACCAAGGTCACCCCAAGGCAGGCAGTCTCTACGG CTCCTAGTCCACCAGAAGAGGGCAAGCCTCTACCAAGACCTGCCCTGGCTACAAAGAAGGCTGGTAGTTACAATCAGG GTACTGGCGTCCTTAGACCATCCATTGCTGAAGTTCCTCGTTCTCCCATTAGCTCTTCAGTTCCTCTAGCAGGAAAAAACACCACTCTGACCAGGACCCGGGTTCCTCCTCATTCCACTCGTAATAGTGGCAGACCAGTTTCTCCATCCAAGACATTCACCTCCTCTCACAGCTCCAGCACACCTGGGG CCGATGGGGCGCATCATAGGGGCAATGCTCTTCCTAAACCTGTGGTGTGGTCCAGAGAGAAACCTG TCCCTGCAGTCCTGCGTCCCTCTATTCCTGTCAACAAGAGACCCAACCTGGTGGGGAAACCTAGTGACCACG ATAAACCCATGGACCTGAAACAAGGAGACAAGGAGTCCATCTTGAAGCCATTCCCTCCGGTCACAGCCAAGCCCAAGCAAGAGCGCAGACAGCAGCAGACAACCACCTCTGCCCCGGCAGTAAACA CAACCCgttttgacataaatgaaaACTCCTCCATATTCCGGCCCTTGCCTGCGTCAGAGGTAGACATCATGGGAAAGAAGCGCTTTGTGG CTCCCCATGTGATCTACAAGACCGATAAGAAGCCAGATGAGCCATGCTCCAtcacctcctccctctcttactTCCCTGACGAGGAGGGAAGTGATCAGAATGTGACTGGTCCTCCCCGCATCCCTCCCTCCAACCTTACTGTGGTTACTGTGGAGGGCTGCCCGTCTTTTGTCATTCTTGACTGGCAGAAATCTGACAACGAAACCAGAG AGTATGAAGTTGTATCCACCACTAAAGGACCAAATGGAGAGGAGGTGTCCGTACTGACGAccaaccagacacacacagccgtGGAGAATCTTAAACCAGAGAGCAG ttatgAATTCACAGTAACACCAAAGAATGAGCTGGGAACAGGACCCTCCAGTGATCCTGTGTCTTTTAGCACAGAATCAG CGGATCCACGAGTGAGCGAACATGTTTCAG GCAAAGATGCCATCTGGACTCAGTTTCCATTTAAATCCGACGACTATTCTGAATGCAATGGAAAGCAGTATGTGAAGAGAACTTGGTACCGAAAATTTGTGGGCATTCAGCTCTGCAACTCCTTGAGATACAAGATTTACCTGAGTGACTCTCTGAATG GGAAGTTTTATAACATTGGAGATCAGACGGGGCACGGTGAGGACCATTGTCAGTTTGTAGACTCCTTTCTGGATGGACGGACCGGCACCCAGATGCTTGCTGACCAGCTACCAAGCAGGCCAG GGTTTTATAGAGCGATGAGACAGGAACCTGTCAACTTTGGAGAGATTGGAGGGAAGTCACATGTTACTTATGTAGGCTGGTACGAGTGTGGCACACCCATCCCTGGGAAGTGGTAA
- the abi3bpa gene encoding target of Nesh-SH3 isoform X2 produces MMIGMQQHSHSFLVLFLVVFVAGMVLSGPSTPRKSRVRRQNMKVRINATGDTIVMTFLRPNPDTKLEGYILGYGSSMFSKQFIQLPENGQPYETEFDAEPKYLIAVQPIPTNEVKKQCTGKVELQKPLHLVLGSVTPTSVILSWGTLLKTPYEGNVMNDCLEDGHYTVRYRERNRKWNYQTCPTSDTVIDNLRPNTVYEFGVQPNSKDGTGVWSKPVIHNISGAIEEKAIRKIFKRPVNPVKPLTPDPHSFPFPPRHVLHNRTQGRLPVSRNIAPKTTLAPTTTTRQESLLTPGPTLPVVTKRPIGTGVLRPSIAEVPRSPISSSVPLAGKNTTLTRTRVPPHSTRNSGRPVSPSKTFTSSHSSSTPGADGAHHRGNALPKPVVWSREKPVPAVLRPSIPVNKRPNLVGKPSDHDKPMDLKQGDKESILKPFPPVTAKPKQERRQQQTTTSAPAVNTTRFDINENSSIFRPLPASEVDIMGKKRFVAPHVIYKTDKKPDEPCSITSSLSYFPDEEGSDQNVTGPPRIPPSNLTVVTVEGCPSFVILDWQKSDNETREYEVVSTTKGPNGEEVSVLTTNQTHTAVENLKPESSYEFTVTPKNELGTGPSSDPVSFSTESADPRVSEHVSGKDAIWTQFPFKSDDYSECNGKQYVKRTWYRKFVGIQLCNSLRYKIYLSDSLNGKFYNIGDQTGHGEDHCQFVDSFLDGRTGTQMLADQLPSRPGFYRAMRQEPVNFGEIGGKSHVTYVGWYECGTPIPGKW; encoded by the exons ATGATGATTGGGATGCAGCAACACTCACACAGCTTTCTGGTCCTTTTCCTTGTGGTCTTCGTCGCTGGGATGGTTCTCTCTGGCCCCTCAACTCCCCGCAAGAGCAGAG TGCGACGTCAGAACATGAAAGTCCGTATCAACGCCACAGGAGACACCATCGTGATGACGTTTTTGCGTCCCAACCCTGACACCAAGCTTGAAGGTTACATCCTGGGCTACGGCAGCAGCATGTTCTCCAAACAGTTCATTCAGCTGCCTGAGAACGGACAGCCGTATGAGACTGAGTTTG ATGCTGAACCCAAGTACCTTATCGCTGTACAGCCCATCCCAACCAATGAGGTGAAAAAGCAGTGCACAG GTAAAGTGGAACTGCAGAAGCCGCTACACCTAGTCCTTGGGTCAGTGACCCCCACCTCAGTTATCTTGTCTTGGGGGACCCTTCTGAAAACTCCCTATGAAGGCAACGTCATGAATGACTGTCTAGAGGATGG ACACTACACAGTGCGTTATCGTgagagaaacaggaagtggaactACCAGACCTGCCCAACTAGCGACACGGTCATTGATAACCTGAGGCCCAACACAGTCTATGAATTTGGTGTCCAGCCCAACTCTAAGGATGGCACTGGAGTGTGGAGCAAGCCAGTCATTCACAACATCTCAGGAGCCATTGAGG AGAAGGCCATCAGGAAAATCTTTAAACGTCCTGTCAACCCTGTG AAACCTTTAACGCCAGATCCCCACTCCTTCCCTTTTCCTCCTCGTCATG TTCTCCATAACAGGACCCAGGGCAGACTGCCCGTCTCCCGGAACATAGCCCCAAAGACAACTCTTG CTCCCACAACAACTACTAGACAGGAATCTCTGCTGACCCCTGGACCCACCCTGCCTGTGGTCACCAAACGGCCAATCG GTACTGGCGTCCTTAGACCATCCATTGCTGAAGTTCCTCGTTCTCCCATTAGCTCTTCAGTTCCTCTAGCAGGAAAAAACACCACTCTGACCAGGACCCGGGTTCCTCCTCATTCCACTCGTAATAGTGGCAGACCAGTTTCTCCATCCAAGACATTCACCTCCTCTCACAGCTCCAGCACACCTGGGG CCGATGGGGCGCATCATAGGGGCAATGCTCTTCCTAAACCTGTGGTGTGGTCCAGAGAGAAACCTG TCCCTGCAGTCCTGCGTCCCTCTATTCCTGTCAACAAGAGACCCAACCTGGTGGGGAAACCTAGTGACCACG ATAAACCCATGGACCTGAAACAAGGAGACAAGGAGTCCATCTTGAAGCCATTCCCTCCGGTCACAGCCAAGCCCAAGCAAGAGCGCAGACAGCAGCAGACAACCACCTCTGCCCCGGCAGTAAACA CAACCCgttttgacataaatgaaaACTCCTCCATATTCCGGCCCTTGCCTGCGTCAGAGGTAGACATCATGGGAAAGAAGCGCTTTGTGG CTCCCCATGTGATCTACAAGACCGATAAGAAGCCAGATGAGCCATGCTCCAtcacctcctccctctcttactTCCCTGACGAGGAGGGAAGTGATCAGAATGTGACTGGTCCTCCCCGCATCCCTCCCTCCAACCTTACTGTGGTTACTGTGGAGGGCTGCCCGTCTTTTGTCATTCTTGACTGGCAGAAATCTGACAACGAAACCAGAG AGTATGAAGTTGTATCCACCACTAAAGGACCAAATGGAGAGGAGGTGTCCGTACTGACGAccaaccagacacacacagccgtGGAGAATCTTAAACCAGAGAGCAG ttatgAATTCACAGTAACACCAAAGAATGAGCTGGGAACAGGACCCTCCAGTGATCCTGTGTCTTTTAGCACAGAATCAG CGGATCCACGAGTGAGCGAACATGTTTCAG GCAAAGATGCCATCTGGACTCAGTTTCCATTTAAATCCGACGACTATTCTGAATGCAATGGAAAGCAGTATGTGAAGAGAACTTGGTACCGAAAATTTGTGGGCATTCAGCTCTGCAACTCCTTGAGATACAAGATTTACCTGAGTGACTCTCTGAATG GGAAGTTTTATAACATTGGAGATCAGACGGGGCACGGTGAGGACCATTGTCAGTTTGTAGACTCCTTTCTGGATGGACGGACCGGCACCCAGATGCTTGCTGACCAGCTACCAAGCAGGCCAG GGTTTTATAGAGCGATGAGACAGGAACCTGTCAACTTTGGAGAGATTGGAGGGAAGTCACATGTTACTTATGTAGGCTGGTACGAGTGTGGCACACCCATCCCTGGGAAGTGGTAA